GCCAATAACTTGTTGTACAGAATCATTGATGATCTGGGATTTGGTGCTGGATTTAGTGCTTTGTTTCAAACAGAGATTGTAGCTGAAGATACTTTCATTTTTGCCCTGGAGGACAGTCTTATTTATTACGATTTTACGAGCGATACAAGTCAAACGCTTCTGGATGGAGATGTATATCAATGCACTCCAGAACAGGATAAGAGAGTATATGCCATGCCAGATGGTCATTTTATGTATGTTAAGGACTCTATGATGGGATATGACACTGTCCCTGAAACATGGATCATATATGACTCTCAAGGGATTTATCAATTTACTGAAACAGTAACAGATCCATGGTTTGGCGAAAGTACTATTGGAGTGTCATTTAATCATGATTTCAACTTTGTAAATGAGAGATTCTATATCCCTAATCCCGGTATAACAGATGATGAAGCATATTTAGAGTGTCATTTTCCTTCACCCGACTCTTTGCATTATTACGTTATTCCAGCCCCAGGGTCACTAAACGAGAGCGATGCCAGATTTGTTAGGTTTGGCGATGATAGAATTCTTAGGTCATATTATGATTATCTTGAAGACCAGACATATCTGTATATGAACTTCAGCCCGCTGGAATCTAATCCGGTGTCAAGCGATTGGTCTTGCTTCGGCCATCTAAGGCCTAAGATCAATGGCATAAATGATAACATCGTAGTAATCTCGGTGAGGTTGGTGGAATCTATTTATCTCAGTGCTTTATGCACACTAGATTTTCCTGTCACACATACATTTACTTTTCCCGCTCCTCATGTGTATATCCCATCAACGAGCATGTCTTTCGCCTATGATGACAAGCTGTATTTCATAGACAATAATAGAATATTTACATTTAATGTTGAGTTGTCAGTTTCAAATGTTGATGAAACCGCAACTCCCCCCGCACTCACTCTATCGGTATATCCCAATCCTGTAAACGTGAAGGATGTTATTAAATTCAAAGCTTCGATAAAACATCCTATGGAATTGGATATTTATAACATTAGAGGCCAGAGAGTGAGTACGGTAAAACTGGACTCTGACGGCTGCGCTCAGTGGGACTTACATAATCATAACGGTGAAGCTCTAAGTGCAGGTGTATATATTGCTAAATTTCGCAATCATAAAGGGATTAAACCCGTTAGATTCATAGCAATACACTAAGAAGGAGGTTATCATGAAGTACATCATGATATTGAGCATGTGCATGCAGTCAGTTGTTTTACTTAACGGGGTTTCTGAGAAATTCAGCTCTGGCTCAATAGTAATTGAGTTTCCTAATAGCCTTAACCCCAAAATTCAAGATGGTGTCGTTATTACTGGAAACGCAGCTGTTGATTCCCTTAACACTGTATTAGGTGCAATTGATTACAAGTATTATGATTTATCCCAAATAATGCAGTAGTATCCCAACTTTAAAAGAAAAGTGTTGCATATATTCGCCTTTAGTAATGATTAGAAATCGAAAAAAAACAAACAAGAAAAGGAGAAAAATATGCAACACAAACTATCGAAAAAGAAGCACAAAAAGGATCAAGTAAAAATTGAGTTTAGCCCCAAATTGATAACTTCATGGGGTGGAACTGCGACGATATTCTCGTGATTCTTCGATAAGATAGGATTCAGGGAATTGGTTGAGAAGATATATCCGGTTCAGGAAACTTCCAATAACTTAACTGGCGTGTATTCCAAACTCATATCACTATTCATATCCGTTCTAAACGGTGGTACCAAGTTTTCTCAAATCTATTATATGAAGAATGGAAGCAAGATAATTGAGTGCTGTTTTAGGGTAGATCGTTTAGTCAAGTCATCCACTGGTATAGCCAGATACTGGAACAAGTACAATTGCAGGTCTCTAACTGAAACTCTTTTGCAAAATATAAGCCAGTACTTCTTGCGTCCTGTGCTTGAAGATGCCAAGATTGAAAAGGACACATTGCGTTTTGATTCCACTGTTATCACCCGTTATGGAAAGCAGGAAGGGGGCTAAAAAAGGATACAATCCCACCAAGCGAGGTCGATTTGATGTTTGGGGTGAGGATTTATAGTGATTGCTGATGGTGTTGCTAACTGCAGATTATTATCGGGGCTATGCCGATTTGATCTACTGTTTGATCAACTTACCACTCTTTGAGTAGTCTTCCCCTTTAATCCTATAAAAATACAGTCCAGTAGGGC
This genomic interval from Candidatus Cloacimonas sp. contains the following:
- a CDS encoding T9SS type A sorting domain-containing protein, translating into MKVIKVVALALLQCITVFMLSAQQPNVVITLDNSFPIPYPYDEVIKLPNGDLQFYKINTDVGIIQVTGFQYHLQTNAITDVVQIGNVTGIQGECQYGLMTQRFGKFYSVYQYPDSYNPQGLVLLRLDANNLLYRIIDDLGFGAGFSALFQTEIVAEDTFIFALEDSLIYYDFTSDTSQTLLDGDVYQCTPEQDKRVYAMPDGHFMYVKDSMMGYDTVPETWIIYDSQGIYQFTETVTDPWFGESTIGVSFNHDFNFVNERFYIPNPGITDDEAYLECHFPSPDSLHYYVIPAPGSLNESDARFVRFGDDRILRSYYDYLEDQTYLYMNFSPLESNPVSSDWSCFGHLRPKINGINDNIVVISVRLVESIYLSALCTLDFPVTHTFTFPAPHVYIPSTSMSFAYDDKLYFIDNNRIFTFNVELSVSNVDETATPPALTLSVYPNPVNVKDVIKFKASIKHPMELDIYNIRGQRVSTVKLDSDGCAQWDLHNHNGEALSAGVYIAKFRNHKGIKPVRFIAIH